A window of Rhodobium gokarnense contains these coding sequences:
- a CDS encoding Ppx/GppA family phosphatase, which produces MSPDQAQAQGRLHDTDPVGIIDIGSNSVRLVVYERLTRSPTVLFNEKVLAGLGRGVGVTNRLADDSVERALAALRRFRFLATQAGAETLYVLATAAAREAENGPDFIREVQKITGAKVEVLSGRDEAERSAYGIISGIWRANGIAGDLGGGSLELVDVRGEEIGDGRTYPLGGLRLQDAAEDSVRKAEKIAADALDGCSLLDGGAGRAFYAIGGTWRSLARLYMFETGYPLKVMHHFAIPAGEALDFCRKVAREDLAGFEHIDVISRSRRALLPYGAAVMEQIIRRAQPTEVVMSALGVREGHLYKLLSKKERARDPLIAASEELAILRSRSPRHAGELADWTGRLFEVLEVEESADERRLRTAACLLADIGWRAHPDYRGEQSLNIIAHAAFIGIDHPGRAYLALANFYRHVGLIEEELSPWIRKLATTRLMERARILGSAFRVAYLISAAMPGVMPKTTVRRRNGELVLELPKDIADLDGERLRKRFSQLGRLMELSADVEIA; this is translated from the coding sequence TTGAGTCCAGACCAAGCTCAGGCCCAGGGCCGGCTCCACGACACCGACCCGGTGGGCATCATCGACATCGGGTCCAATTCCGTCCGGCTCGTCGTCTACGAGCGGCTGACCCGCTCGCCGACGGTGCTGTTCAACGAAAAGGTGCTGGCCGGCCTCGGCCGCGGCGTCGGCGTCACCAACCGGCTGGCGGACGACAGCGTCGAACGGGCGCTGGCCGCGCTCCGGCGCTTCCGGTTCCTCGCCACCCAGGCCGGCGCCGAGACGCTCTATGTGCTGGCGACGGCCGCCGCCCGGGAAGCCGAGAACGGCCCGGACTTCATCCGCGAGGTGCAGAAGATCACCGGCGCCAAGGTCGAGGTCCTGTCCGGCCGCGACGAGGCGGAGAGGTCGGCCTACGGCATCATCTCCGGCATCTGGCGCGCCAACGGCATTGCCGGCGATCTCGGCGGCGGCAGCCTGGAACTGGTCGACGTCCGCGGCGAGGAGATCGGCGACGGCCGCACCTATCCGCTCGGCGGGTTGCGCCTGCAGGACGCGGCGGAGGATTCGGTCCGCAAGGCGGAAAAGATCGCCGCCGACGCGCTCGACGGCTGCTCGCTGCTCGATGGCGGCGCCGGCCGCGCCTTCTACGCCATCGGCGGCACCTGGCGCTCGCTCGCCCGGCTCTACATGTTCGAGACCGGCTATCCGCTGAAGGTGATGCACCACTTCGCCATCCCCGCAGGCGAGGCACTCGACTTCTGCCGCAAAGTCGCGCGCGAGGACCTCGCAGGGTTCGAGCACATAGACGTCATCTCCCGCTCGCGCCGGGCGCTGTTGCCCTATGGTGCGGCAGTGATGGAGCAGATCATCCGGCGGGCCCAGCCGACGGAAGTCGTCATGTCCGCCCTCGGCGTCCGCGAGGGCCATCTCTACAAGCTGCTCTCCAAGAAGGAGCGGGCGCGCGACCCGCTGATTGCGGCGAGCGAGGAGCTGGCGATCCTGCGCTCAAGGTCGCCGAGACACGCCGGCGAACTCGCCGACTGGACCGGCCGCCTGTTCGAGGTGCTGGAGGTGGAGGAGAGCGCCGACGAGCGTCGCCTCAGGACCGCCGCCTGTCTCCTCGCCGATATCGGCTGGCGCGCCCATCCCGACTATCGCGGCGAGCAGAGCCTCAACATCATCGCCCACGCCGCCTTCATCGGCATCGACCATCCGGGCCGGGCCTATCTGGCGCTCGCCAATTTCTACCGCCATGTCGGGCTGATCGAGGAAGAGCTGTCGCCCTGGATACGCAAGCTGGCAACGACCCGGCTGATGGAGCGGGCCCGCATCCTCGGCTCGGCGTTCCGCGTTGCCTACCTGATTTCCGCGGCCATGCCCGGCGTCATGCCGAAGACGACGGTGCGCCGCCGCAACGGCGAGCTGGTCCTGGAACTGCCGAAGGACATCGCCGACCTCGACGGCGAGCGGCTGCGCAAGCGTTTCAGCCAGCTCGGCCGGCTGATGGAACTATCGGCCGACGTCGAGATCGCCTGA
- the rnd gene encoding ribonuclease D produces MDIVITTKKLAESCRELARSDFVTVDTEFLRETTFWPKLCVIQMASPDHAVLVDALAPDLDLEPFFELMRNDAVMKVFHAARQDIEIIHHLGGFLPDPVFDTQVAAMVCGFGDSISYDQLVNKVTGARIDKSHRFTDWSRRPLSDKQLTYALADVTHLRDVYQFLKANLEEQHRADWVHEEMQVLTSVGTYNLHPEDAWKRLKMRVRKPRDLAVMQAVAAWRELEAQKRDVPRNRIIKDDAIYEIAAQHPTTPQALGALRTTPNGFERSRAAGGILEAVKAAHAIPDKDLPAIPKGKATPNGSSAAVDLLKVLLKLVSEANGVAAKIIATVDDLEKIAADDDADVAALKGWRRELFGETALALKQGKMALAFDGRRVIATERNGKRIPREKLRAGK; encoded by the coding sequence ATGGACATCGTCATAACAACAAAAAAACTGGCGGAAAGCTGCCGCGAACTCGCCCGCTCCGACTTCGTCACCGTCGACACGGAATTCCTTCGCGAAACCACTTTCTGGCCCAAGCTCTGCGTCATCCAGATGGCGAGCCCGGATCATGCCGTGCTCGTCGACGCGCTCGCCCCCGATCTCGACCTCGAACCGTTCTTCGAGCTGATGCGCAACGACGCGGTGATGAAGGTCTTTCACGCCGCGCGCCAGGACATCGAGATCATCCACCACCTCGGCGGCTTCCTGCCGGATCCGGTGTTCGACACCCAGGTCGCGGCGATGGTCTGCGGCTTCGGCGACTCGATCAGCTACGACCAGCTCGTCAACAAGGTCACCGGCGCCAGGATCGACAAGTCGCACCGCTTCACCGATTGGAGCCGGCGCCCGCTCAGCGACAAGCAGCTCACCTACGCGCTCGCCGACGTCACCCATCTGCGCGACGTCTACCAGTTCCTGAAGGCCAATCTGGAAGAGCAGCACCGGGCGGACTGGGTGCATGAGGAAATGCAGGTGCTGACCTCCGTCGGCACCTACAATCTGCATCCGGAGGACGCCTGGAAGCGGCTCAAGATGCGGGTGCGCAAGCCGCGCGACCTCGCCGTCATGCAGGCGGTCGCTGCCTGGCGCGAACTTGAGGCGCAAAAGCGCGACGTGCCGCGCAACCGCATCATCAAGGACGACGCGATCTACGAGATCGCTGCCCAGCACCCGACGACGCCGCAGGCGCTGGGGGCGCTTCGAACGACGCCGAACGGCTTTGAGCGCTCGCGCGCGGCCGGCGGCATCCTGGAGGCGGTGAAGGCGGCGCACGCGATCCCCGACAAGGACCTGCCGGCGATCCCCAAGGGCAAGGCGACGCCGAACGGATCGAGCGCTGCCGTCGATCTCCTGAAGGTGCTCCTGAAGCTCGTCAGCGAGGCGAACGGCGTTGCCGCCAAGATCATCGCCACGGTGGACGACCTGGAAAAGATCGCCGCCGACGACGATGCCGACGTTGCCGCCCTCAAGGGCTGGCGGCGCGAGCTCTTCGGCGAGACGGCGCTGGCGCTGAAGCAGGGCAAGATGGCGCTCGCCTTCGACGGGCGGCGGGTGATCGCGACCGAACGCAACGGCAAGCGCATCCCCCGCGAAAAGCTGCGCGCCGGGAAGTAG
- a CDS encoding MFS transporter produces the protein MKNLSALVPLLLAAAILLAGNGIQGTLIALRAVEEGFRTTSVGLIGTAYFVGFITACIYGPRLVQAVGHIRVFSALAAIAAAGTLVLVMAPDPVVWLVVRFIMGFCFSGLFTVIESWLSQRADDASRARLLAVYRIIDMLVVTGSQFLIGATGVGGFTIFAIMAILFALSLVPVSLGDRSQPKPPEAFRFDLPLIWRLSPLACSVCVTIGLTNGAFRLVGPLYARDIGLDLSGIALFMAAGIFGGSILQYPLGWASDRIDRRWAILFATAGATVAGLYLTVVDGDTPLRVYAGAFFFGAFAMPLYSLAVAHANDRASFDDYILVSAGLTFFYSIGASVGPAAASAIIERFGGPAFFTYTSVLHGSLIAVGLMRLISTPPSPASRRVRFVSLLRTSPSMVRLARRAARRRH, from the coding sequence ATGAAAAACCTTTCCGCCCTCGTCCCACTCCTGCTTGCTGCCGCGATCCTGCTGGCCGGCAACGGCATCCAGGGCACGCTGATCGCCCTTCGCGCGGTCGAGGAAGGGTTCCGCACGACCTCGGTCGGCCTCATCGGCACCGCCTATTTCGTCGGCTTCATCACCGCCTGCATCTACGGGCCGCGCCTCGTCCAGGCTGTCGGGCATATCCGCGTCTTTTCCGCCCTCGCCGCGATCGCCGCCGCCGGAACGCTGGTGCTGGTGATGGCGCCCGACCCGGTCGTCTGGCTCGTCGTGCGCTTCATCATGGGGTTCTGCTTTTCCGGGCTCTTCACCGTCATCGAGAGCTGGCTCAGCCAGCGCGCGGACGATGCCAGCCGGGCAAGGCTGCTTGCCGTCTACCGCATCATCGACATGCTCGTCGTCACCGGCAGCCAGTTCCTGATCGGCGCCACCGGCGTCGGCGGCTTCACGATCTTCGCCATCATGGCGATCCTCTTTGCGCTGTCGCTGGTGCCGGTCTCGCTCGGCGACCGCTCGCAGCCGAAGCCGCCGGAGGCGTTCCGCTTCGACCTGCCGCTGATCTGGCGGCTGTCGCCGCTCGCCTGCAGCGTCTGTGTCACCATCGGGCTCACCAACGGCGCGTTCCGGCTCGTTGGTCCGCTCTATGCGCGCGATATCGGCCTCGATCTTTCCGGCATCGCCCTGTTCATGGCCGCCGGCATCTTCGGCGGCAGCATCCTGCAATATCCGCTCGGCTGGGCATCCGACCGCATCGACCGGCGCTGGGCGATCCTCTTCGCCACCGCCGGGGCAACCGTCGCCGGCCTTTACCTCACCGTCGTCGACGGCGACACGCCGCTCAGGGTCTATGCCGGCGCGTTCTTCTTCGGCGCCTTTGCCATGCCGCTCTATTCGCTGGCCGTCGCCCACGCCAACGACCGGGCCTCCTTCGACGACTACATCCTCGTCTCGGCCGGCCTCACCTTCTTCTATTCGATCGGCGCCTCGGTCGGCCCGGCAGCGGCCTCGGCGATCATCGAACGGTTCGGTGGCCCGGCCTTCTTCACCTATACCAGCGTGCTGCACGGCTCGCTGATCGCCGTCGGCCTGATGCGGCTGATATCGACCCCGCCCTCGCCGGCATCGCGGCGGGTGCGATTCGTTTCGCTGCTGAGAACCTCGCCGTCGATGGTCCGGCTTGCCCGCCGCGCGGCCAGGAGGCGCCACTGA
- the aspS gene encoding aspartate--tRNA ligase translates to MHPYRSHHCGQLRQSDVGATVRLSGWVHRVRDHGGLLFIDLRDHYGLTQIVADPDSPAFTTAEKVRSEWVIRIDGTVKARTDETINDKLPTGQVEVFASEIEVLSAARELPLPVFAEPEYPEDIRLRYRFLDLRRETLHANIMKRSAIISSIRRRMVEEGFFEFQTPILTASSPEGARDFLVPSRIHPGKFYALPQAPQQFKQLTMVAGFDRYFQIAPCFRDEDARADRSPGEFYQLDVEMSFVTQDDVFAAVEPVLRGVFEEFADGKPVTRSFPRIPYAESMRKYGVDKPDLRNPIEMESVTEHFRGSGFKIFAKMIEGDDKVEVWAIPAPGGGSRAFCDRMNSWAQGEGQPGLGYIFFREGEGAGPIAKNIGPERTEAIRTQLGLKDGDAVFFVAGVPAKFASFAGAARQKAGFDLKMIDEDRFEFCWIVDFPMFEWNEDEKKIDFSHNPFSMPQGGEEVLDAVIAGTTKAEDVLAYQYDIVCNGIELSSGAIRNHLPAIMKKAFSIAGYDEAVLEEKFGGMMRALEYGAPPHGGIAPGIDRIVMLLCGEENLREVVMFPMNQQAEDLMMGAPSSVSPRQLRELHIRLNLPDEK, encoded by the coding sequence ATGCACCCCTATCGAAGCCATCACTGTGGCCAATTGCGCCAGTCCGACGTCGGCGCCACCGTCCGCCTTTCCGGCTGGGTCCATCGCGTGCGCGACCATGGCGGCCTGTTGTTCATCGATTTGCGCGACCACTACGGCCTCACCCAGATCGTCGCCGACCCGGATTCGCCGGCCTTCACGACGGCCGAGAAGGTGCGCTCCGAATGGGTCATCCGCATCGACGGCACGGTCAAGGCGCGCACCGACGAGACCATCAACGACAAGCTGCCGACGGGCCAGGTCGAGGTCTTTGCGAGCGAGATCGAGGTGCTGTCGGCCGCGCGCGAGCTGCCGCTGCCGGTCTTTGCCGAGCCGGAATATCCGGAAGACATTCGCCTGCGCTACCGGTTCCTGGACCTTCGCCGCGAGACCCTCCACGCCAACATCATGAAGCGCAGCGCGATCATTTCCTCGATCCGCCGGCGCATGGTGGAGGAGGGGTTCTTCGAATTCCAGACGCCGATCCTGACGGCCTCGAGCCCGGAGGGCGCTAGAGACTTCCTCGTCCCCTCGCGCATCCATCCAGGAAAATTCTACGCCCTGCCGCAGGCGCCCCAGCAGTTCAAGCAGCTCACCATGGTCGCCGGCTTCGACCGCTATTTCCAGATCGCGCCGTGCTTCCGCGACGAGGACGCCAGAGCCGACCGCTCGCCGGGCGAGTTCTACCAGCTCGACGTGGAAATGAGCTTCGTCACCCAGGACGACGTCTTTGCCGCCGTGGAACCGGTCCTGCGCGGCGTCTTCGAGGAGTTCGCCGACGGCAAGCCGGTGACCCGGTCCTTCCCGCGCATCCCCTATGCGGAGTCCATGCGCAAATACGGCGTCGACAAGCCGGACCTGCGCAACCCCATCGAAATGGAATCGGTGACCGAGCACTTCCGCGGCTCCGGCTTCAAGATCTTCGCCAAGATGATCGAGGGTGACGACAAGGTCGAGGTCTGGGCGATCCCGGCGCCGGGCGGCGGCAGCCGCGCCTTCTGCGACCGCATGAATTCCTGGGCCCAAGGCGAAGGCCAGCCGGGCCTCGGCTACATCTTCTTCCGCGAGGGAGAGGGCGCCGGCCCGATTGCCAAGAACATCGGGCCGGAGCGCACCGAGGCGATCCGCACTCAGCTCGGCCTGAAGGACGGCGACGCCGTCTTCTTCGTTGCCGGCGTGCCTGCCAAGTTTGCGTCCTTTGCCGGTGCCGCCCGCCAGAAGGCCGGCTTCGATCTGAAGATGATCGACGAGGACCGCTTCGAGTTCTGCTGGATCGTCGACTTCCCGATGTTCGAGTGGAACGAGGACGAAAAGAAGATCGACTTCTCGCACAACCCGTTCTCCATGCCCCAGGGCGGCGAGGAGGTGCTGGACGCCGTCATCGCTGGAACCACCAAGGCCGAGGACGTGCTCGCCTACCAGTACGACATCGTCTGCAACGGCATCGAGCTGTCGTCCGGTGCAATCCGGAACCACCTGCCGGCGATCATGAAGAAGGCCTTCTCCATCGCTGGCTACGACGAGGCAGTGCTGGAGGAAAAATTCGGTGGCATGATGCGGGCGCTGGAATACGGCGCCCCGCCGCATGGCGGCATTGCGCCGGGCATCGACCGCATCGTCATGCTTCTGTGCGGCGAGGAGAACCTGCGCGAAGTCGTCATGTTCCCGATGAACCAGCAGGCCGAGGATTTGATGATGGGCGCGCCGTCGTCCGTCTCGCCGCGCCAGCTTCGCGAGCTGCACATCCGGCTCAACCTGCCGGACGAGAAATAG